The Athene noctua chromosome 15, bAthNoc1.hap1.1, whole genome shotgun sequence genome contains a region encoding:
- the IQCK gene encoding IQ domain-containing protein K isoform X3 has product MAAAGGRAPGLWERVCAEYEAEQPQFPDVHESKHGSVSLEVEILQPPCMKQSYPADTVVQQSLSIPEAGPFPDPPDPKTCSPQEYLEYYIFPVLLPGMAELLHQAKKEKCFERKRTKFIACDFLTEWLYNKNPKRKDESFTEFFSIPFVKDWLKEHPRPPIPLSLLLSEEAASIVIQSFWRGYQVRCDSEIQELRQWQKQLRENKNIIKRVEEFWTKQEAKVGSKLEDLEEPTQDHSTSQF; this is encoded by the exons atggcggcggcgggcgggcgggcgccgggcCTCTGGGAGCGGGTGTGCGCAG AGTATGAAGCAGAACAGCCACAATTTCCAGATGTTCATGAATCAAAACATGGATCT GTGTCTTTGGAAGTGGAAATATTGCAGCCACCATGTATGAAACAATCTTATCCAGCTGATACTGTTGTCCAACAGTCACTTTCCATACCTGAGGCAGGCCCCTTCCCAGACCCACCTGATCCAAAAACAT GTTCTCCTCAAGAATACTTGGAGTATTACATATTTCCAGTACTCTTACCTGGAATGGCTGAACTTCTGCAtcaagcaaagaaagaaaaatgttttgag AGAAAAAGGACCAAATTTATTGCCTGTGATTTCCTAACTGAGTGGTTATACAA caagAACCCAAAGAGGAAAGATGAGTCATTTACAGAATTCTTTTCCATTCCTTTTGTTAAGGACTGGCTAAAGGAGCA TCCTAGGCCACCAATTCCTCTATCTCTCCTTCTATCAGAAGAAGCAGCAAGCATAGTAATTCAGTCCTTCTGGAGAGGTTATCAG GTCCGCTGTGATAGTGAAATACAAGAGCTACGTCAGTGGCAAAAGCAgttgagagaaaacaaaaacattattaAGAGGGTGGAAGAATTCTGGACTAAGCAGGAAGCCAAAG